A region of Lathamus discolor isolate bLatDis1 chromosome 18, bLatDis1.hap1, whole genome shotgun sequence DNA encodes the following proteins:
- the CTPS1 gene encoding CTP synthase 1 isoform X2, giving the protein MKYILVTGGVISGIGKGIIASSIGTILKSCGLHVTSIKIDPYINIDAGTFSPYEHGEVFVLDDGGEVDLDLGNYERFLDIRLTKDNNLTTGKIYQYVINKERKGDYLGKTVQVVPHITDAIQEWVMRQARIPVDEDGVEPQVCVIELGGTVGDIESMPFIEAFRQFQFKAKRENFCNIHVSLVPQPSSTGEQKTKPTQNSVRELRGLGLSPDLIVCRCSTPLDTSVKEKISMFCHVEPEQVICVHDVSSIYRVPLLLEEQGVVDYFRHRLDLPIERQPRRMLMKWKEMADRYDRLLETCSIALVGKYTKFSDSYASVIKALEHSALAINHKLDIKYIDSADLEPDTLREEPVRYHEAWHKLCSADGVLVPGGFGVRGTEGKIQAISWARKQKKPFLGVCLGMQLAVVEFARSILGWQDANSTEFDPKTAHPVVIDMPEHNPGQMGGTMRLGKRRTLFHTKNSIMRKLYGDHDFLEERHRHRFEVNPELKKCFEEQGLKFVGQDEEGERMEVIELEEHPFFVGVQYHPEFLSRPIKPSPPYFGLLLASAGRLTHYLQKGCRLSPRDTYSDRSGSSSPDLEITELKFPSVNHDDS; this is encoded by the exons ATGAAGTACATCCTGGTGACGGGCGGCGTGATCTCGGGCATCGGCAAGGGGATCATCGCCAGCAGCATCGGCACCATCCTCAAGTCCTGCGGGCTGCATGTCACCTCCATCAAGATCGACCCTTACATCAACATCGACGCGGGCACCTTCTCCCCCTACGAGCATG GGGAGGTGTTTGTGCTGGATGATGGAGGGGAAGTGGACCTGGACCTGGGTAACTATGAGCGCTTCCTCGACATCCGGCTCACCAAAGACAACAATCTGACCACCGGGAAGATCTACCAGTATGTCATCAacaaggagaggaagggagactATCTTGGCAAAACTGTCCAAG TTGTTCCCCACATCACAGATGCAATACAAGAATGGGTCATGAGGCAGGCACGGATTCCTGTGGATGAAGATGGCGTTGAACCCCAAGTTTGTGTGATTGAG CTTGGTGGGACTGTGGGTGATATTGAGAGCATGCCCTTCATTGAAGCTTTCCGCCAGTTCCAGTTCAAAGCCAAAAGAGAGAATTTCTGTAACATTCATGTCAGTCTGGTTCCCCAG CCAAGCTCTACAGGAGAGCAGAAGACTAAACCTACCCAAAACAGTGTTCGTGAACTCAGAGGTCTTGGTCTCTCACCAGATCTG ATTGTTTGCAGGTGCTCCACTCCTTTGGATACCTcagtaaaagaaaagatttcCATGTTCTGTCATGTTGAACCAGAGCAG GTCATCTGTGTTCATGATGTCTCTTCTATCTACCGGGTTCCTCTGTTGTTAGAGGAGCAGGGAGTCGTGGACTACTTCAGACACAGGCTTGACCTTCCCATTGAGAGGCAGCCCAGGAGGATGCTCATGAAGTGGAAGGAGATGGCTGACAG ATATGACCGCCTCCTTGAGACGTGTTCCATTGCTCTTGTTGGCAAATACACCAAGTTTTCAGACTCCTATGCATCTGTCATTAAAGCACTGGAGCATTCTGCACTGGCCATCAACCACAAACTTGACATTAAG TATATTGACTCTGCTGACTTGGAGCCGGATACTCTGCGGGAGGAACCTGTCCGCTACCATGAAGCATGGCATAAGCTATGCAGTGCTGA TGGAGTTCTGGTTCCTGGAGGATTTGGTGTTCGAGGGACAGAAGGCAAAATTCAAGCCATTTCCTgggcaagaaaacagaaaaaacccttcTTAG GAGTTTGTTTGGGAATGCAGCTGGCAGTGGTGGAGTTTGCACGCAGTATTCTCGGGTGGCAAG ATGCTAACTCGACAGAATTTGACCCCAAAACTGCTCATCCAGTG GTCATAGACATGCCAGAACACAATCCTGGGCAAATGGGTGGGACCATGAGGCTTGgcaagagaaggacactcttcCATACCAAGAATTCAATCATGA GGAAGCTGTACGGAGATCATGACTTCCTGGAGGAGAGACACAGACACAGGTTTGAG GTCAACCCAGAACTGAAGAAGTGTTTCGAAGAGCAAGGTTTGAAGTTTGTAGGTCAGGATGAGGAGGGAGAGCGAATGGAAGTGATTGAGTTGGAAG aGCATCCTTTCTTCGTTGGTGTTCAGTATCACCCTGAATTCCTCTCCAGACCCATTAAGCCATCTCCTCCCTACTTCGGCCTCCTCTTGGCCTCTGCAGGAAGACTCACACATTACCTGCAGAAGGGCTGCAGGCTCTCACCCAG GGACACCTACAGTGACAGAAGTGGCAGCAGCTCACCTGACCTGGAGATAACAGAGCTGAAGTTCCCATCAGTAAATCATGATGATTCCTG a
- the CTPS1 gene encoding CTP synthase 1 isoform X1 produces the protein MKYILVTGGVISGIGKGIIASSIGTILKSCGLHVTSIKIDPYINIDAGTFSPYEHGEVFVLDDGGEVDLDLGNYERFLDIRLTKDNNLTTGKIYQYVINKERKGDYLGKTVQVVPHITDAIQEWVMRQARIPVDEDGVEPQVCVIELGGTVGDIESMPFIEAFRQFQFKAKRENFCNIHVSLVPQPSSTGEQKTKPTQNSVRELRGLGLSPDLIVCRCSTPLDTSVKEKISMFCHVEPEQVICVHDVSSIYRVPLLLEEQGVVDYFRHRLDLPIERQPRRMLMKWKEMADRYDRLLETCSIALVGKYTKFSDSYASVIKALEHSALAINHKLDIKYIDSADLEPDTLREEPVRYHEAWHKLCSADGVLVPGGFGVRGTEGKIQAISWARKQKKPFLGVCLGMQLAVVEFARSILGWQDANSTEFDPKTAHPVVIDMPEHNPGQMGGTMRLGKRRTLFHTKNSIMRKLYGDHDFLEERHRHRFEVNPELKKCFEEQGLKFVGQDEEGERMEVIELEEHPFFVGVQYHPEFLSRPIKPSPPYFGLLLASAGRLTHYLQKGCRLSPRDTYSDRSGSSSPDLEITELKFPSVNHDDSW, from the exons ATGAAGTACATCCTGGTGACGGGCGGCGTGATCTCGGGCATCGGCAAGGGGATCATCGCCAGCAGCATCGGCACCATCCTCAAGTCCTGCGGGCTGCATGTCACCTCCATCAAGATCGACCCTTACATCAACATCGACGCGGGCACCTTCTCCCCCTACGAGCATG GGGAGGTGTTTGTGCTGGATGATGGAGGGGAAGTGGACCTGGACCTGGGTAACTATGAGCGCTTCCTCGACATCCGGCTCACCAAAGACAACAATCTGACCACCGGGAAGATCTACCAGTATGTCATCAacaaggagaggaagggagactATCTTGGCAAAACTGTCCAAG TTGTTCCCCACATCACAGATGCAATACAAGAATGGGTCATGAGGCAGGCACGGATTCCTGTGGATGAAGATGGCGTTGAACCCCAAGTTTGTGTGATTGAG CTTGGTGGGACTGTGGGTGATATTGAGAGCATGCCCTTCATTGAAGCTTTCCGCCAGTTCCAGTTCAAAGCCAAAAGAGAGAATTTCTGTAACATTCATGTCAGTCTGGTTCCCCAG CCAAGCTCTACAGGAGAGCAGAAGACTAAACCTACCCAAAACAGTGTTCGTGAACTCAGAGGTCTTGGTCTCTCACCAGATCTG ATTGTTTGCAGGTGCTCCACTCCTTTGGATACCTcagtaaaagaaaagatttcCATGTTCTGTCATGTTGAACCAGAGCAG GTCATCTGTGTTCATGATGTCTCTTCTATCTACCGGGTTCCTCTGTTGTTAGAGGAGCAGGGAGTCGTGGACTACTTCAGACACAGGCTTGACCTTCCCATTGAGAGGCAGCCCAGGAGGATGCTCATGAAGTGGAAGGAGATGGCTGACAG ATATGACCGCCTCCTTGAGACGTGTTCCATTGCTCTTGTTGGCAAATACACCAAGTTTTCAGACTCCTATGCATCTGTCATTAAAGCACTGGAGCATTCTGCACTGGCCATCAACCACAAACTTGACATTAAG TATATTGACTCTGCTGACTTGGAGCCGGATACTCTGCGGGAGGAACCTGTCCGCTACCATGAAGCATGGCATAAGCTATGCAGTGCTGA TGGAGTTCTGGTTCCTGGAGGATTTGGTGTTCGAGGGACAGAAGGCAAAATTCAAGCCATTTCCTgggcaagaaaacagaaaaaacccttcTTAG GAGTTTGTTTGGGAATGCAGCTGGCAGTGGTGGAGTTTGCACGCAGTATTCTCGGGTGGCAAG ATGCTAACTCGACAGAATTTGACCCCAAAACTGCTCATCCAGTG GTCATAGACATGCCAGAACACAATCCTGGGCAAATGGGTGGGACCATGAGGCTTGgcaagagaaggacactcttcCATACCAAGAATTCAATCATGA GGAAGCTGTACGGAGATCATGACTTCCTGGAGGAGAGACACAGACACAGGTTTGAG GTCAACCCAGAACTGAAGAAGTGTTTCGAAGAGCAAGGTTTGAAGTTTGTAGGTCAGGATGAGGAGGGAGAGCGAATGGAAGTGATTGAGTTGGAAG aGCATCCTTTCTTCGTTGGTGTTCAGTATCACCCTGAATTCCTCTCCAGACCCATTAAGCCATCTCCTCCCTACTTCGGCCTCCTCTTGGCCTCTGCAGGAAGACTCACACATTACCTGCAGAAGGGCTGCAGGCTCTCACCCAG GGACACCTACAGTGACAGAAGTGGCAGCAGCTCACCTGACCTGGAGATAACAGAGCTGAAGTTCCCATCAGTAAATCATGATGATTCCTGGTAA